A genome region from Tolypothrix sp. PCC 7712 includes the following:
- a CDS encoding helix-turn-helix domain-containing protein codes for MAAGESQTPVSLSDRELQIIDLVAAGLTNQEIAGKLEISKRTVDNHISNILTKTQTENRVALVRWALQWGKVCLNDVNCCPLPNHND; via the coding sequence ATGGCTGCTGGCGAGTCTCAGACCCCTGTTAGTCTGTCAGACAGAGAACTGCAAATTATCGACTTAGTGGCCGCTGGCTTAACTAACCAAGAGATTGCAGGGAAACTGGAAATTAGCAAACGCACAGTTGATAACCATATCAGCAATATTCTCACTAAAACCCAGACTGAAAATCGAGTGGCTCTTGTACGCTGGGCACTACAGTGGGGAAAAGTTTGTTTGAATGATGTCAATTGCTGTCCTCTGCCTAACCATAACGATTAG
- a CDS encoding DUF6391 domain-containing protein translates to MNTSTSVQSGSSPFDFFNFDLTLPFTGNVSQVTENTFVGKNSASASTNFPKPTQDAELIKQLSFIPGLKEILMLRQVHALEHATVWVLSESKSVYTHGTEANTVQVDNELLGGLSTEQGFYLYGEVNISDLRRAVTLALHRLTNGEWDLAVHPRCGTNLSVAMLLTAGLAVGVNLLLPFRPIEQLIGLGLAATTAAELSPDLGFMAQRYLTTAIPFNLKIENIIRKRDVWGREAHFIKVTWQE, encoded by the coding sequence ATGAATACTTCTACTTCTGTTCAAAGTGGCTCCTCTCCCTTTGACTTTTTCAACTTTGATTTGACTCTACCTTTTACTGGCAACGTTTCGCAGGTTACAGAAAACACATTTGTAGGCAAAAATTCCGCATCCGCGTCTACTAACTTTCCTAAACCTACACAAGATGCTGAACTAATCAAGCAGTTATCATTTATACCGGGATTGAAAGAAATTTTGATGCTGCGACAAGTTCACGCCTTAGAACATGCTACTGTTTGGGTTTTGAGTGAATCAAAAAGTGTTTATACTCATGGCACAGAAGCCAACACTGTGCAAGTTGATAACGAATTGTTAGGCGGCTTGTCTACAGAACAAGGATTTTACCTGTATGGAGAAGTAAATATTAGTGATTTACGCCGCGCAGTCACCCTGGCTTTACATCGCCTTACCAATGGCGAATGGGATTTAGCTGTACATCCCCGATGCGGGACAAATTTATCTGTAGCCATGCTCTTAACTGCTGGATTGGCTGTAGGTGTAAATCTGCTGCTACCGTTTCGACCAATTGAGCAACTCATAGGTTTAGGGCTAGCAGCTACAACAGCAGCGGAACTCTCACCAGACTTAGGTTTTATGGCACAGCGCTATTTAACAACTGCGATCCCCTTTAACCTCAAAATTGAAAATATTATTCGTAAACGCGATGTTTGGGGACGCGAAGCCCACTTTATTAAAGTGACTTGGCAAGAATAA